A region of the Oncorhynchus clarkii lewisi isolate Uvic-CL-2024 chromosome 4, UVic_Ocla_1.0, whole genome shotgun sequence genome:
CAtgttggaaaaggcattgttcgtcaccaaactgttcctggatggttgggagaagttgctctcggaggatgtgttggtaccattctttattcatggctgtgttcttaggcaaaattgtgagtgagcccactcccttggccgAGAAGCAACCCCGCAAATGAATGGTCTccggatgctttactgttgacatgatacaggactgatggtagcgctcaccttgtcttctccgtacaagctttttttccagatgccccaaacaatcggaaaggggattcatcacagaaaatgactttaccccagtcctccgCAGTCCTGTCCCTGTaattttgcagaatatcagtctgtccctgatgtttttcctgaagaaaagtggcttctttgctgcccttcttgacaccaggccatcctccaaaagtcttcgcctcactgtgcgtacagattagaggtcgaccgattaatcggaatggccggttaattagggccgatttcaagttttcataacaatcggaaatctctATTTTTGGggcgccgatttaaaaaaaaaatatatatatatatttttatacctttatttaactaggcaagtcagttaagaacacattcttattttcaatgacggcctaggaacggtgggttaactgccttgttcaggggtagaacgacagattttcacattgggatccaatcttgcaaccttacagtaaactagtccaacgctataaccacctgcctctcgttgcactccacaaggagaccgCCAGTTACGCGgtttagctagcattaaacttatcttataaaaaaacaatcaatcaataataatcactagttataactacacatggttgatgatattactagtttatctagcgtgtcctgcgttgcatataatcgatgcaacgctgggggatgatttaacaaaagcgcatttgcaaaaatagcacaatcgttggacgactgtaactaaccataaacaccaatgcctttcttaatatcaatacacagaagtatatatttttaaacctgcatatttagctgaaataaatccaggttagcaggcaatataaaccaggtgaaattgtgtcacttttcttgcgttcattgcacgcagagtcagggtatatgcaacagtttggaccGCCTGGCtttttgcgaactaatttgccagaattatatgtaattatgacataatattgaaggttgtgcaatgctgttttgccagcagctcttcgcaagcacagcgctgtttatgacttcaagcctatcagccgaatggctggtgtaaccgatgtgaaatggctagctagttagcggggtgcacgctaatagcgtttcaaatgtcactcgctctgagacttggagtagttattcccctagGGCCGCGGCTTAAttggtattggcgttgaaaaatcatagtcggtcgacctctagtgcagatgtactcacacctgcctgctgccattcctgagcaagctctgtactggtggtgccccgatcccgcagctgaatcaactttaggagacggtccttgctggactttcttaggcgccctgaagccttcttcacgaCAATTAAACCGCTCTCTTTGAAGTTCttatgatccgataaatggttgatttaggtgcaatcttactggcagcaatatccttgcctgtgaagccctttatgtgcaaagcaatgataacggcacgtgtttccttgagGTAACCATGGttaacagaggaagaacaatgattccaatgATCGCCACCCTCAATGatcaccaccctccttttgaagtttccagtctgttattcgaacttaatcagcatgacagagtgatctccagccttgtcctcgtcaacactcacacctgtgttaacgagagaatcactgacattatgtcagctggtccttttgtggcagggctgaaatgcattggaaatgtttttttggggattcagttaatttgcatggcaaagaggaactttgcaattaattgcaattcatctgatcaatATTttttcttcataacattctggagtatatgcaaattgtatGATGgcacactgaggcagcagactttgtgaaaattaatatttgtgtattctcaacgtttggccacgactgtacatcaaTATATCAATACAAACGCTGTTTATCACCACAGTTGGTTCTGAAACCCACTGTAAGATTTATGCTCAATTTCATATTTGTTCAGTTTTATAGTCAAATCAATGagactttatttgtcacatgccgaaTACAACCAGTtaagaccttaccgtgaaatgcttacttacaagcccttattaaccaacagtgcagttcaagaagagttaagaaaatatttaccaaataaactgaagtaacaataacgaggctatatacaagggggtaccggtacagagtcaatgtgcgagggcacaggttggttgaggtaatttgtacatgtaggtaggggtgaagtgactatgaatagacaataaacagtgagtagcagcagtgtacaaaacaaatggggggggtcaatataaatagtccggtggccatttgattaattattcagcagtcttatggcttgggggtaaaagctgttaaggagctttGTGGTCCTAGATTTGGCTCTCCGGTACCACTTTCTGTgccgtagcagagagaacagtccatgacttgagtgactggagtctctgacaattttatgggctttcctctgacaccgcctattataaaggtcctggatggcaggaagcttggtcccagtgatgtactgagtcgtacgcactacactctgtagcgccttactgtcagatgccgagcagttgccataccaggcggttaTGCAAACAGTGCTCTCGAGGGTGTagttgtataactttttgaggatctggggacccatgccgaatgttttcagtctcctgagggggaaaaggttttgttgtgccctcttcgtgactgtcttggtgtgtttggaccatgatagttctttggtgatatggacaccaaggaacttgaaactttcgacctgctctactacagcccagttgatgagaatgggggcctgtttggtccgccatttcctgtagtccacgatcagctccttcgtcttgctcacattgagggagaggaggTTGTCTTTGCAcctattggctgtctcatcgttgtcggggatcaggcctaccactgttggcatggcctatttatttatttatttatttattattattattattattattattattattattattatttttttttttttaaatatttttttacatttatttaatttaattttttaattagggccaatttcaagttttcataacaataggtaatcggcatttttgtaccctgattacattgcattccacgaggaaactgcgtggcaggctgatcacctgttacgcgagtgcagctaGGAGCCAAGGTAAGATACtatctagcattaaacttatcttataaaagaccaatcaatcttaacataatcactagttaactacacatggttgatgatattactaggttaactagcttgtcctgtgttgcatatcaTCGAATCATGGCCTACGAATCACGGCCAAACAGGTTAtgtttaacaaaagcgcattcgcaaaaaaagcacaatcgttgcacgaatgtacctaaccataaacatcaatgccttaaaatcgatacacagaagtatatatttttaaaccttcaTATTTAGTTAATAGAAAATCATGttacttctcttgtgttcattgcacgcagtcagGGTAAATGCAACAGTTTGGACCGCCTGGCTTTTTGCGaaataatttgccagaattttacataaattacataacattgaaggttgtgcaatgtaacagcaatatttagacttaaggTTGCCACCCATTCGATAAAATACGTaatggttccatatttcactgaaagaataaacgttttgtttttgaaatgatagttctggatttgaccatattaatggcctaaggctcgtatttctgtgtttattttttataattaagtctatgatttcatATTTGattgagtggtggtaggcagcagcaggctcgtaagcattcttTCAAACTTTCCTGCATTTgacagcagctcttagcaatgcttgaatcacagcgctgtttatgacttcaagcctatcaactcctgagattatgttggcaatactaaagtgcctattagaacatccaatagtcaaaggtatatgaaatacaaatggtatagagagaaatagttgacgcGTCATATTTCctataatgactacaacctaaaacttcttaactgggaatattgaagaactgggaatattgaaccaccagctttcatatgttctgagcaaggaacttaaacattagcttttttacatggcacatactgcgcttttactttcttctccaacactgtatTTGCATTATTTataccaaattgagcatgtttcattatatatttgagactaaatagattttatgtattaagttaaaataagtgttcattgttcgttcagtattgttgtaattgtcattattacaaatatatatatatatatataaataaatattttaaaaatggccgatttaattggtatcggctttttttggtcctccaataatcggtatcgtcattgaaaaatcataatcggtcgacctctaattgatACCAGCCTGGGCAAAGTGCCAGCCAACAATAACTATCCCCTGAAAAACAATGTAACGATTTCCCCTTTTTTTTGtgcattttccaattaagaacattcaaaacaaaagtgaaaagatattagacaacgataggacatagtgacagtaacagacgagcgtaacaaaaataaataataataattaataataataataattatataaacaaacataaaataagaaaaaatataaaaaataacgagacattggatcacctgccgtaggctacatattatacattacGTGTGAAACATTGTGAGGATTATATATAGATGAAATCAATGAGATGTGGGGGGAGATTCTCCGTATAGTCAAAaggttgccaaattctgtaaaatgtctttaacttattcctcaagcagtaagtgattttctccaaagggatacaactattaacttccgatagccacattgcaactagcagggaggaatccaatttccatttcaaggcaatacatttcttggcGATCGCTAGCAATATTTCTGTTAGCTTTATAGTATGGCTTTGCCTAGATTGGTGTTAGTAAAGTTACCCAGTAGACAGACCTCCGGGTCTAAAGGGAATGCAACCCCGTGAATTGAGGATATGGTATCGCATACCCCCTGCCAGAAACCGTGTCGTTTTGAACACTGCCAAGTGGAATGGAGGAATGTTCCTTCATCTGAGCCACATCTAAAACATAGGGAGTAGATATCTGGGTTGAACTTGTGCAGTCTAGATGGGGTGATATAGAGCTGATGGAGAAAATTAAACTGGATCAGTCTGTATCTGGAGTTCAATGTGGATGTAACACCATCCCTGCATAGGTCACTCCATAGATCCTCATCAATATCAATACCCAGATCTTTTTCCCATCTAAGTCGGGGTTTATCTAGCCCAGGCAGTGTTAGTCCTGACATAAGAGCATCGTATACACGGGAAATGGTCTTGAACAGTGGTTGGTCTGCGTGGCAGAGTTGTTCAATAGGTGACATCTTAGGTAGGTTCCATTGTCCCTTGAGAGTCACCCTAATAAAGTTTCGTAGTTGTAGGTAGATAAAGAAGTCCCTGTTAGGCAAGtggtatttctgtttcagctgATCAAAAGACATAAGAACTCCCTCCTCAtaacaatgttccagaagagTGATCCCCTTATCAGACCATGGTCTAAAGTTACTATTCTGGAAAAACATAGGGATCAATCTATTGTTCCATAAAGGGGTTTTAGGGGAAAGGAATCCCCCTTGTCCGAACAGCTCATGCAGTTTGCACCATGCCAGGACAGAATGTATGATTAAAGGGTTGTCTGTGATGGTTTTTATAGATTTTCTGTCCCATTTGTAAAACAAATCTGCCCCAGTGTCATCATTTACCTCAAGCTTTTCAATGTTCAACCATGAGGGAGAGGGACCATTGTCAAACCTCTGAGCCAGAAACCTAGACTGTGCAGCCCAGTAGTACATTCTAAAATTGGGGAGGTTTAAGCCCCCTTGACTGTAATCAAGGGTCAGTTTATCCAGGCCAACCCTAGGGGTTTTGCCGTGCCAGATAAACCGtctggtcagcttgtcgagagaGGAAAAAAATGCTGCGGGaacagggatagggagagattgaaacacATATAGAAATCTGGGCAGGACATTCATTTTAATTACATTGATTCTACCCAGTAGAGTGAGAGGTAAGTCCATCCATTTACAAAGGTCAACCTCCACCTTTTGCAACAAACTGGCCAGATTGAGTTTTATAGAGGTTGTTCAGATTACCATCCACCATTATGCCCAAATATGTGAAGCCCATAGGCGACCATCTAAAAGGAAACTTGTGCTTGATGGTATGATGGTCAAAGACAGACAACGGTAAGATTTTGCTTTTATCAAAATTGACCTTATATCCAGAGAAAGAACTATAACACTGTAGTAGGATCtgcaagtgagagagggagtgttctgGGTTTGTTAGAAATAAGATAAGGTCGTCCGCAAAGAGTGATAATTTATGGTTATGGGGGCCCACCTCAAAGCCATGTATGTCGGGGCACGTTCTAATAGCCTCAGCCAACGGTTCGATGGCGAGGGCAAAGAGGTGGGGGCTAATTGGGCAACCTTGTCTGTTCCCCCtataaagagggaaagaggaggaagtaATCCCATTGGTAGCAATCCTAGCTTTAGGAGATCTGTAGAGTGATTTTATAAAATTTACAAACACGGTATCTAAACCGAACTTTTCCAAGACGCGAAAGAGGTATGGCCATTCAACcctatcaaaggccttttcagcGTCGAGGGAGACTGCGACACtaggtattttgtttttgttagcaAGGTGAATTATATCAAAGAACCTTctgagattattggaggacaatctATTAATTATGAAGCCAGTCTGATCTGGGTTGACCAACAGGGGAAGACATGACTCCAGTCTCTTAGATAGCATCTTGGTGACCAGTTTACAATCTGTGTTAAGGAGAGAGATTGGTCTATAGGAGGCGCACTTTAGCGGGTTTTTCCCTTTCTTGTGGATTACAGTAATCACTGCTTGAGAGAAGGACTCTGGAAAGCAGTTGTCTTCTCTGGCTTTTTTAAGTACCTCCATAAGGTAGGGGACCAACAGCTCCCTAAATTCTTTATAGAACTCTGGAGGGAAGCCATCCTCCCCAGGAGATTTATTAGAAGGTAAGGATTTAATGGCCTCCAACAATTCAGGAACTGAAAAGTGTTCACTCAGGCGCTCGCTGTCTTCCCCTGACAGGcatgggaggttgagagaggagagaaaggagtcgATCTCTGATAGATCATCGCTTGATTGGGAAGTGTAGAGGTCTTCATAGTatttcttaaaagtattattaatTTCAGTAGGGTCGAAAGATATCTCATTAAGAGTTTCTATGGCATTAATTGTCCTCTTACTTTCCTCTGCTTTCAGTTGCCATGCCAATACTTTGTGAGCTTTCTCTCCAAGCTTGTAATAATGCTGTTTTGATTTAGTGATGGACCTCTCAGCTTGATATGTGTTCAGAATAttatatttaagttttttatttacCAAAAGCCTGTATAGATCTTTAGTCGGGCCTCTTTGGTAGGTTTTCTCTAGCTCTGAGATTTCAGAGTCAAGGGCACTCAGTTCCGCACCGTCTTTTTTCTTCAGCCCTTTAGTAAAGGAAATAATCTGTCCCCTCAGATAGGCCTTCAATGTGTCCCAAAGAATGAAGCTGTCAGGAGCAGAGGGTTTGTTTGTCAAAGTAAAAATATTGATCTGCTCTTTGATGAATGCACAAAATTCAGGTTGCTTTAAGAGTGTAGAATTTAGTTTCCATCTATATGCTCCATTTACCTTGGTAGGAATGGAGATTAATAATACCAGAGGAGAATGGTCACTAAGCAATCTGGGGAGATACTCGACATCTAACACTCTATGAAACAGTTGTGCCGAAAGTAAAAAGttatctatgcgtgtgtgtgtcttgtgtgggTGTGAATAAAAAGAGTAGTCCCTATCCTGTGGGTGCAACTGTCTCCAGATGTCTAGTAAATTGAGATCTTTCATGAATGACATGGTGAGCTTGCCGGCTTTGGTAAGAAGTGAGGGTTTATCAGAAGACCTATCAAGAACTGTATCTAAGCAAAAATTAAAATCTCCTCCAACCAGTAGCCATCCTGGTGGTGCTTGAGCAACCTGAAGGAAGACATTCTGAATAAACATATGGTCATCGAAGTTAGGAGCATAAATATTCAATAGGGTCCAAGACTCTGAAAACATATGCCCCTGCACCAAAACAAACCTACCAGAGGGATCAGATATGGTGTTGTTGACACAGAAGGGGATGTGTCTACTTATCAAAATTGCAGTTCCTCTTGCTTTGGAGTTAAAAGAGGATGCAAAAACTTGTCCTACCCATTCCCTCTTCAATTTCTTGTGTTCACTGGCTGTAAGATGTGTTTCTTGTAAAAACACAATGTCAGCCTTTAATTTCTTACGGTATGTATAGACTCTTTTCCTTTTAATCGGGCTGTTAAGACCTTTTACGTTGAATGTGACATATTTTAGTGGATTAAGCATAGGTTGGGTTTCAAATATGTAACTGAATAAAAATCTATCATATGCAGATAATTAGGAAATGTTTCAACTTTGGTTTGAGCACAAAAGTGACCTGTGTGTCTCTTTAGGAGGGAAACAATAAACATagaaaaatggaagaaaaaaagaATAAAAATCACACCCACCCCGATTGTCAGACTAAAACAACAATCCCAACAATCAAACATGAATACACTTGTAGAGATACGTTGCTGCTCGCTTTTCATCTTGCTCTTACTAGCTAAAACTTGGCGTAAACTAAAACCTGCGAGCTCTCTAAATTGAAAACAAACGTTGTGAATAGATATTTATGGCTGAATATTTACTGCACACGATAAGGGATGCTTGAGTCTCTTTTCGAAAGATTAACATAAATGAGGGGGAAAGCCCACTTATTGCTTCGCCCAGTAGATAACGATTTCCTCTTTTATACAGTAGTCTTTACAATCCTTTGCTATTTTCCCCTTTCTTCCTGTTCCCCTACCAGGTATTACAGAAATACCCACGGTGTGATTATTGTTTATGACGTCACCAACCCAGAGTCGTTTGTGAACGTGAAGAGGTGGCTTAATGAGATCACTCAGAACTGTGACAACGTCTGTAAGATCCTAGGTGAGTTTGGTGTGCTGAGGTGATGTGATGGAGGAAGATTAAAGTAGATGGCAAGATAGAGTAGATTGGATGAATGGATATTCACTAAAAATGACTTGACTTCCAGTCCAATGTGTTAATGTTATGGCTGATTGTGAACTGATAGACACACATCATATattccaaaagtatgtggacaccctttcaaattagtggattcggctatttcagccacaccgttgctgacaggtgtataaaatcgagcacacagtcatgcaatctccatagacaaacattgtcagtagaatggccttactgaagtgctctgtgactttcaatgtggcaccgtcattggatgccacctatccaacaagtcagttcgtcaaatttctgccctgctagagcttccccagtCAACtcaaagtgctgttattgtgaagtggaaacgtctaggagcaacaacggctcagctgcgaagtggtaggccacacaagctcacagaatgggaccgccgagttctggatgcgcaatgccaagtggtgtaaagctcgccaccattggactctggagcagttgaaactcgttctctggagtTCTGAATCCCGCTtcaacatctggcagtccgacagacaaatctgggtttgggggATGTCAGGATaactctacctgccccaatacatagtgccaaataaagttaggtggaggaggaataatggtctgggactgtttttcatggtttgggctaggccccttagctccagtgtaatgaaatcttaatgctacagcatacaatgacattctagacgattctatgcttccaactttgtggcaacagtttggggtaggccctttcctgtttcatcatgacaattaccccgtgcacaaagcgaggtaaatacagaaagggtttgtcgagattggtgtggaagaacttgattggcctgcacagagccctgacctcaaccccatagaacacctttgggatgaattggaacaccaactgcgagccatgcctaatcgctcaacatcagtgcccgacctcactaatgctattgtggctgaatggaagcaagtccccgcaacaatgttccatcatctagtggaaagacttcccagaagagtggaggctgttatagcagatttggcatgattttgtaatgagatgtttgatgtgcaggtgtccacatacttttggtcatgtagtgtactgtgctgtccaaaacAACATCTTTCATTcatccccacttctctctctcgccctctctcagTGGGGAACAAGAATGACGACCCCTCCAAGAAGCAGGTGGACTCCCAGGATGCAATGCATTTCGGGGAGTCGGTGGGCGTCCGGGTATTTGAGACGAGTGCCAAAGAAAATATCAACGTTGAAGAGGTGAGCCAGGCAGCCATGTTCCAAACCCAGGGTGTACCTCATTCACTTCCtcctagtaataataataaaatcaaaTTAGTCAGCTCCGTCAAAATAAAAATAAGCCTCAAATATCCAGGATGTCTTTGGGAAAGCTGAGCTTGAGACCTGATATGTCTCTCACAGGGAATTTTCAGTTTATTTAGCTTTTTTTTATGGAAAAAAAAAGTACACTGCTAtcagaagccatgacatcattttctggacttttccatactgtttaaaggcagagtcaacttagtgtatgtaaacttctgacccactggaattgtgatacagtgaattataagtgaaataatctgtctgtaaacaattgttgggaaaatgacttgtcatgcacaaagtagacgtcctaaccaTCTTGcaaaaactagtttgttaacaagacatttgtggagtggttcaaaaactagttttaatgactccaactttaTGTATcgtggtgtgtatgtattttaCAGTCATTGCCCTGTTTTGCTCCTTTGTCTTCTACCTCTCCtgatcctcccctctttctccccctctccttccctctctcagatGTTTATGGCTTTCACTCACATGGTCCTTCGGACAAAGAAGCAGAGTCAGAGTcgtgcagagagagagcgggaacgaGAGAAGGAAACGGTTGACATCaactctcacagacacagagagaggaggaagagggggaagaagtgttgctgagggagaaagagaggagatttTCTAAGAACAGGACAGACCAATGGAGAGTCGAGCATCCAAAGTCTGTCTGCGCTCATGTGGAAAGAGCCAGGACATTACATGTTGACATTGCACTGAGTCAAGATTACAAGAAGTTAAGGACAGAGAACCACTGTTACGTGCCGAATTTTTACCCTAGCAgttattttttatgaatgtataTTAATGTCATTTTATCATTAAAAAGGAAACTGGATCCCCAAAGTGTCAAACTGTTATTAAAACCCGTAATTTAGGAAATACACTAATGACTTCAAGTGACTAGAGTGATGCATCTGTCTTATTTGTAATGAAAA
Encoded here:
- the LOC139406864 gene encoding ras-related protein Rab-35-like produces the protein MAGPGKDYNHLFKLLIIGDSNVGKSSLLLRFADNSFSGSYITTIGVDFKIRTVDIDGERVKLQIWDTAGQERFRTITSTYYRNTHGVIIVYDVTNPESFVNVKRWLNEITQNCDNVCKILVGNKNDDPSKKQVDSQDAMHFGESVGVRVFETSAKENINVEEMFMAFTHMVLRTKKQSQSRAEREREREKETVDINSHRHRERRKRGKKCC